CTATTGTGCTTCTTCAGAGATGCCCCAGGCTAGGGTGAACTCAATCCCACTGGAAGCATACATGGTGGACACACGGGAAGGCTATATGGCACCAGCATGGGACTTCCGGGTCCTCCCACCGTGTGTCATCCTCTCTGACTGGTGGAGTTAGTATCTCCAATGAGAGTAAAGCCAAAGAAACTTGTCCAGTCAACAGCACCAGTCACGTCTGCTCTCCCTGCCGGATGGGGCTCTGCTCTGCAGTGCCCAAGGTCCCAATGTCTATCACCTCCTGGAGCCCCGTTGGCTGGAAGAAGAGACAAGAGGCACGGGTAGGAAGTTTAGGAATACAAGTGGATAGACTTTTGTATCTGTGTTTCagcatcaattttaaaaatattttctttcttgggctggagagatggcttagcggttaagcgtttgcctgtgaagcctaaggaccccggttagaggctcggttccccaggtcccacgttagccagatgcacaagggggcgcatgcgtctggagttcgtttgcagtggctggaagccctggcgtgcccattctctctctccctctatgtctttctctctgtgtctgtagctctcaaataaataaataaataatgaacaaaaaaaaatttttttaaatattttctttctttatttacttatttgagagagagagagaaaggcagagagagtgaatgagtgtgtgtttgtgtgtgtgtgtgtgtgtgtgtgtgtgtgtgccagggcctccagccactgaaaacaaactcaagatgcatgtaccaccttgtgtatctggtttacgtgggtcctggggaattaaacctgggtcctctagctttgcgggcaagcactttaaccactaagccatctctcctgcccagaaaTTTTTAGTAACTGTGGGCACGGAAACCACCCTCTCCCAGGGCCTCAAACGTCTGAGGCTGGCTCACCTGGCGGGGAGACTTGGTTAGACACACTGTACGCCGGCTGCTGCCTGCTCCAATCCCCTCGATGATATCCAGGTGAATCCGGGTGCTAGGCACGAAGCTCCAGGAACGTCCCAGGGCAGGTTTGAACTTTCCATTGTCCCTGTCTCGGGTCAAGTGGTTGGTCACCTGCAGAAAGGGACAGAGATCCATGGTGCTAGTACAGGAAACATGGATCCTACTGCTTCATCTCACACAAAGAAAACCTGAGGCCTCGTGCATGGAGAGAAATGGCTCCCCCAGAGCCCCATAATCTgactcagtaaatatttacttaGGTCTActtaggagaaggaaataatggGACAtgcagatatacatatatatcttagGAGGAAATAATGGGACATGCAGACTTGGGTATAGGAATGTTCACTGTAGGTGTTTtggttgagacaaggtctcatgtgacacacgctggcctcaaacttgctgagACAAGTCTTGAAtgtctgatcctcttgcctctgcctcccaggtgtacACTACACTTAGCACTGCAGTTTTATTTATAACAGGGGAGAATTAATCATGACTTAAAGGCCCAGTGATCAGGAATTGGGTAGATCATTGTGATAGTAATGGTTGGCAAACTGTAGCCCACATGCCAAATCTGGTCCCAAAACTGCTTTGGCAAATGGAAGGTagatatgtgctttttttttttttccccctttttttggtttttcaatatagggtcttgctctagccaaggctgacctggaattcattatgtagtctcatggtaacattgaactcactgcaatcctcctacctcagcctcctgagtgctgcgattaaaggcatgaggccACCATACCACAcctgatttatttgtttttttttcaaagtagggtctcactctagtctttCTATGTAGTTTCacgatggctttgaactcacagtgatactcctacctctgcctcccgagtgctaggattaaaggaatgcagcATGATGCTTTCTTTCTaaacttttaattatttacttatttgcatatgggggcacaccagggtcttttgtcactacaaatggatcagatgcttgcaccatgaCTTTTGGTATCTGGCCTTACTTGGgtaggtgttggggaattgaagctgggccaacaggctttgcaagcaagcacctttaactgctgagccatctccccagccctagatgtTTGTTTTAGACAGGGTCCCACTATGTAGTCTacttggactctttttttttaatttatttttatttttgtttatttatttgaaagagaaagaaagaaagaggcagatagaaagaatgggtgcgccagaggtgggtcctgggaaattgaccctaggtcctttggctttgcatgcaagcgccttaactgctaaaccatctctctagccctgaacttttaaatttttttaatttatttacttatttgagagaaagagaaggagagggagatagaacagaaagataaagaataggcatgccagggcctcctgccaccgcaaacaaactagatgcatgtgccaccttacatgggtactggggaatcaaaccttggtccttaagcttcacaggcaagcaccttaactgctaaaccatctctccagccctgtcttttttttttttttctttaatgcatTTTACTGATttagggtggggggagggaaagaatggaaacaccagggcctcttgttgcccCAGTCAAACTGCAGAgacctgtgtcactttgtgcatctggatttacatgggtactggggaatcagacccaagctggcaggatttgcaagcaaacaccttcaaccactgagccatcttcctcagATTCTGGCCTTGAGCTCTACAGCCTCCTGCCTACACTTCCCAAATTttgagattacaggtgagtgccaccacatcCGCTATAAATCAGGTTTTATTGGAGTGCAGCCATGGCCACTTGTTTCTGAGCTGTCCATGGTCAATTGCATGTCAAATTGACAGAGTGGTTTAGTTGCTTACCTGGTCGTTAAGAGGAAAAATCTTCCATCCGTGTGATATAGGTATTAAACAGTGTAGAATGTGGCTGCTATAGCTACTGTGAAAAACAGTATGGCAGctcttcaattaaaaaataaaactaagggctggagatatggcttagcggttggggtgcttgcctgtgaagcctaaagacccaggttcgattctctagatcccagatgcacatggtggtgcatgcgtctagagtttgtttgcagtggttagaggtcctggcgtgcccattctccctctctctgtctctaataaatgaataaataaaacaagtttcaaaaataaataaataaaaataaaattagctgtgtgtggtggcacacacctttaatcccagcacttgggaggctcaggtaggaggatcgctgagtttgaggccagcctgagactaattccagctcagccttggctagaacaagaccctacatcaaaaacaaaacaaaagaataaaataaaattattggacTAGAgtgatgccttaacagttaaggtacttgcctgcaaagcctaatgacctgggttcaataccccagtgcccatgtaaaggcagatgcgcaaagtggcacatgcatctggagttcatttgcagcagctagaggccctggcacatccattctcattctctctctctctctctctccttgcaaataagtaaataaaaataaaataattgtatgaTCCACCAATCCTGCTTCTAGGTATATACCCAGGAGGACTgacagcagagacaggaaaataaaTCTGTACGTGTCTGTAGCAGTGCTACTCAtaagaggcaaaaagaaaaggaagcaactTAAGCATCcgtcaacagatgaatggaaaagcgaaatgtggcacacacatgcaatgGAAGAATTATTcaccgaaaaaaaaaagaaggaagttcTGACACATTCTACAACTCCCGTGAATTTTGAAGACATTATCCTAAATAGAATAAGCCTCTCAAATAAAGGCAAATATCACGATTCCACTTATAGGAGACGGCAGAGAAGTGAAAAAATcacaaaaggagaaagtggagtggTGGTAGCCAAGGAGCTGGAGGAGGGAGGGGTTATTTTCAATGGGCAAAGACCTCGCTGTATAAGATGAAGACTTTTGGAGCTGGACAGGGGAAAGTtacacattatatatgtatttaataccactgaactatatactTGAAAGTGGTTAAGACAGTAAATTTTCTGTTATGCATATTttactataataaaaaaaatgggaaaacatGTAGCTGCTTAAAAAGTTGacacttccagggctggagagatggcttagcggttaagcgcttgcctgtgaagcctaaggaccccggttcgaggctcggttccccaggtcccacgttagccagatgcacaagggggcgcacgcgtctggagttcgtttgcagaggctggaagccctggcgcgcccattctctctctctctccctctgtctttctctctgtgtctgtcgctctcaaataaataaataaataaaaaagttgacACTTCCAGCTCACTctgtaaccaaggctggcctagaactcattatgtaggccAGACTGGTCTTAAATCCATGGATTCCTCCTAcgtcaacctcccaagtactggggttacaggcatgtgccaccaggcctagctAAAAGTGGCAATTATAAAGAATATGtataaagagctgggcatagtggctcattcctttaatattagcatttgggaggcagaggaagatttcaaatttgaggctagcctggatgACATAGGGAAAGCTTatcaaaccatttttaaaaagaacggggggggggcggggagaagggGCTGAGATGATGACtcaggggttagggagatggctcagtagttaaagacatttgcttgcaaagcctgctggctacgGTTCacttcccaagccatccacacaAAGCacaatgcagaaagtggcacaaacCAGGACATCCTTAAATAACTCCTCAGtccaaaaaaaatattctaaagccGCCACTGGCACCCAGTGGCTCTATAGTTCCAACCTTCAGCCCTGGCTACCTCCAGGACCAAATTTAAAAGGTAtactctggaaggctattatacaaaatatggtacAATCACCATTATCAAGGctaaatattgtatatatatttctaataactctgctaatatctaatctgttttacaagccatacggAAACAGAGTCAGACGATGTCAGACACTACAGAGCcattcaatgaacagttctggaagaaaacctcagccagctcatgctcagatgatcCTGAGACAATCCAGCTCCATCTGCCTGGGTTCCCTCGAATGCTGCCCAAGGCCTGGAAGGCCACAGGAATGACAGCCCTGAAGATGAACAGttggctgtgtgctcacttctcattcactccttatttatttatttatttattgttttgtaattttttttaatttttattaacattttccatgattataaaatatatcccatggtaattccctccctccccacccccacactttcccatttgaaattccattctccatcatattacctccccattacaatcattgtaattacatatatacaatatcaacctattaagtatcctcaaactcacagtgatcctcttacctcagcgtcccaaatactgagataaaaggcatgtgcaaccatgcccggctgtaaagTACTATGATAGTTTCTGCAGATGTGGAGATTGATGACAAATTTGAATCTTAGAGTTAGCCATTTTTATCTTTGTATGAGAAACatacagactttaaaaaaaaagtgcttcataagcagaaaaaaattacttttacagCAAAAATATCCATTTATATGAAAGTCCAGAAAGCAGAAAACTACTGAAACAGAACATAGTTTGGTAGGGTAAAAGGCAGGACAACAGTGAGGAAGTCTGCATAGACTATACCTCAGCCAACCTGATGTAACAAGATAAAACACACTTAGTCTGTGACCCCCTTGGCTCTTCATGGACCAGCCCCTCACACACAGTCAGAGCTCCAGCTGACCCGGGGAAGATGGGCTTTGTCCTTTTCTTGGGCTTTATATCCCAGGGGCTGGAGCTGACATTTAAGGGAAAAGAGGCTATCTCCAATCAGAAGACAAGATTACAGGCCTGACATGCCTCCTTACCACCACTGCCACGCCGAGGTCCcaggccagggtcttcagctcTCGGGCCAGCTGCATCATCAAGGCCAGGCCTGGGGGAGCAACAGGGAAAGAGGGCAGCCGAGGACCAGGGAGCAGACCGGGAGGTGAAGCCCCTACCCTGTCATCAGGCTCTGCCTCGCCACTCACCTTCCCTCTGCTGACCTCCCAGAAGTGGGGCGACCACCGCTGTAACCGAgtccaccatcaccaccttcaCAGTCCCTGAGGAGCCCGTCACCTAGAGGAAGGATGGGGGAGAAACAGACCAGGAATCAGTGGCCTCTAGGGGTCGCTCTCGACAAACGCCTCTATTAGGAGCTAGCAGGAAACAACTTCCCATACCCAAATACAGCTGCCCAGGCATTAAAGAGCTGTAGCGTCTTATGTCTTACCGCGAGGGGCGGGGAGGGGCACCTACGTAAGGATAACAGACCTTACTGAAGGCTTGGGTGGACAGAAAGAGTTCACGTTCTAGGACATCACAACACTC
This is a stretch of genomic DNA from Jaculus jaculus isolate mJacJac1 chromosome 9, mJacJac1.mat.Y.cur, whole genome shotgun sequence. It encodes these proteins:
- the Rad51d gene encoding DNA repair protein RAD51 homolog 4 isoform X2 — translated: MNQALLDMSQCVFHSLLTTCCESALPPKTSFCSLDKLLDAGLYTGEMTEIVGGPGSGKTQVCLCVAANVAHGLQQNVLYVDSNGGFTASRLLQLLQARTQDEEEQAGALQRIQVARAFDIFQMLDVLQDLRGAVAQQVTGSSGTVKVVMVDSVTAVVAPLLGGQQREGLALMMQLARELKTLAWDLGVAVVVTNHLTRDRDNGKFKPALGRSWSFVPSTRIHLDIIEGIGAGSSRRTVCLTKSPRQPTGLQEVIDIGTLGTAEQSPIRQGEQT